A genomic segment from Deltaproteobacteria bacterium encodes:
- a CDS encoding VanZ family protein, producing the protein MSRAEQLRRWLPVLAWGSVISLFSTGYFTGEATGKIILPILGTLFPGASPAELVAMHRFVRKLGHFTEYLILSVLLYRALRGGRRWSLPAAATAVGVAGLYAVVDELHQLFVPGRTAAASDCLIDVSGAAAGQGLLAVFGRLLRG; encoded by the coding sequence GCTCCGGCGGTGGCTTCCCGTCCTCGCCTGGGGCAGCGTGATCTCCCTCTTCTCGACCGGCTACTTCACGGGCGAGGCGACCGGGAAGATCATCCTGCCCATCCTCGGGACGCTCTTCCCCGGCGCCAGCCCCGCCGAGCTCGTCGCCATGCACCGCTTCGTCCGGAAGCTCGGCCACTTCACGGAGTACCTCATCCTGAGCGTGCTGCTCTACCGGGCGCTCCGCGGCGGACGCCGCTGGAGCCTCCCTGCGGCCGCGACGGCCGTCGGGGTCGCGGGCCTCTACGCGGTCGTCGACGAGCTCCATCAGCTCTTCGTTCCCGGACGCACGGCCGCGGCGAGCGACTGCCTGATCGACGTGTCGGGCGCGGCCGCCGGCCAGGGGCTGCTCGCGGTCTTCGGCCGCCTGCTCCGCGGCTAG